The DNA window ATCAGGTTTCCAAGATGGATCCTGGGCCTTTTGAGGCAGCGCTTCATATTCGCCGGAGCGAACATTGGCCAGGTTCTTCCATTCCGGCTTTGAAGCGGCATTTTCATAGAGATATACAGGAATTCCCAATTCATCTCCCACTCTTTCTCCCAGTTTACGTGCATATTCCACACATTCTTCCATCGTCATATCCGAGATCGGGATAAATGGGCACACATCGGTAGCGCCCATGCGGGGATGTTCACCGTGGTGTTTACTCATATCGATCAATTCAGCTGCTTTTTTGATAGCTTGAAATGCTGCTTCAACCACAGCTTCCGGTTCCCCCGCCATCGTAAAAACTGTACGGTTGGTATCGGCTCCGGGATCGACATCCAAAAGAGCTACATTCTTCACGGTTTTAATAGCCGCTGCGATGGCATCCAATACGCTTTGGTCTCTGCCTTCACTAAAATTTGGAACGCATTCCATCAATTTCATGGGATTACCTCGTTTGTTTATGTATTTTTACTTTTACAATTTTCTTGTCTGTGGCTTGTAACACTTGGATTCGATAAGGCTCCACTGTGATAAACTGCCCTTGATTTGGTATCTTTTCCAGATGATCAAGGATGAGTCCGGCGATAGTCTCATAATCGCCCTCGGGGAGCTCGATGCCGTAGTCATCCGCCAAGCGGTCTATTTCCACATCTGCCATGGCAATCCAGGTGTTGGCGCTGATCTGTTCCACATCCGGGATTTCATCGTCGTCATATTCGTCTTCTATCTCGCCTACGATCTCTTCCAGGATGTCTTCAATGGTTACGATACCTGCAGTTCCGCCATAAGAATCCACGATTATCGCCATGGATTTCCTTTGAGATTGCATCTCTTTCAATAGTACATCCACGTCCATGTTTTCAGGGGCAAAGTAAGGTTCATGAACAATCTCGCCTGCTGTTACATTATCCTTAATGTCTTTTTTGAGAATATCGTAGATTATCAATACTCCGATAATGTCGTCGATGCTATTGCGATAAACAGGATAGCGGGTAAAGCCTTCGTCCCTGGCCAATTCTATCACTTCCTGGATGCTTGCGTTTTCTGCTATGGCAACTATATCAGTGCGCGGAACCATCACATTACGTGCGTCCAGCTCTTTCAGATCCAGAGCGTCCTCGATCATCTCCAATTGGGGCTGCATAGCTCCGTCTTCACTGCTTTCCGCCAAAAGAAAGCTGATGTCGTCTTTCGTAAGATAATCGTATTGATTGTTCTCAGTAAGCTTCAACAGCTTGCGCAATGCCAGATTGATGTAGCTTACAATCGCCACAAAAGGACGGAATATATAGTAGAAGAAGATTAGCAGAGGATATAAGCGGGGTACAATCCTATCGGCATGGTCTCTAAATACAGCCTTGGGTACGATCTCACCAAATATCAGGACAATGGTACCTACTACCAGTGAGGTGAAGCGCGGATCCAAAGCAGAACCCTCCATTTGGGCCACAAATAGTGTGGAAAGTGAAGATAGAATGGCATTGGCCACGTTATTGCTGATTAAAGTAGTTCCCAAAAACTTGTCCGGCATACGGATAAAACGCAATAGAGATGCATCGCGGCGACTACGGCGGGAACTGTGCTCCAGAGCAATCTGGTCGATGGAGATCAATCCGGACTCCAAACCAGAAAAGAAGAATGACATCACCAAGAAAAACAGCAGTACTACAAAGATCAACAAGCTCTGGAACATTTATCCGTTTACCTTCTCATTCCTCCATGCCACACGCAGTGATTGGATGAATTCATCGATGTTTCCTGCCAGAAAACCGTCCAGATTGTAACTTGTCAAGTTTATTCTATGATCTGTTACTCTGGATTGAGGAAAATTGTAGGTTCTGATCTTGGCAGAGCGATCCCCTGTGGAGACCTGAGCTTTGCGGGAGGAGGCGATCTCTTGTTCCTGGCGGCTGATTTCCAGATCCAGAAGTTTACTGCGCAAGACCTTTAGTGCTTTGGCCTTATTCTTGATCTGAGACTTTTCGTCTTGGCAGGTGACCACCAGTCCAGTGGGTATGTGAGTGATACGAACGGCAGAATCGGTGGTATTCACACTCTGTCCACCATTTCCGCTACTGCGATATACATCTATGCGCAAGTCGTTGTCGCTCACTTCAATATCTATATCATCAGCTTCCGGCAGTACAGCCACGGTAACTGCTGAGGTGTGAATTCTGCCTCCAGACTCGGTTACCGGTACGCGCTGAACCCGGTGTACCCCACTTTCAAAACGCATCAGGCCATAGGCATTCTCTCCGCTAAGCTGCATCACAACTTCCTTGTAACCGCCCAATCCGGTCTCATTGGTATCTATCACCTGTATCTTCCAGCCTTTCATATCGGCATAATAATTGTACATTCTAAAGAGATCTGCCACAAACAGCGCTGCTTCTTCCCCACCGGTACCTGCGCGAATCTCGATAATGGCGTTCTTTTCGTCGTTAGGATCCCCGGGAATCAAGAGATCGCGAAGGCGCAGCTCGATCTCCTCAAGGCTTCTATCCAGATCTGTAATCTCTTCCTTCGCCATGGCAATCATCTCAGGGTCATTTTCGCTTGCCAAAAGGCTTTTGGTGGCCACCAATTCCTGCTGTACACGACTGTATTCGGCGTAACAATCCGTGATGGCCTCCAACTCCTTGTAGCGCCGCATCATATCTCTGTACTTTCGGGTATCTGAGATCAACGCAGTATCCGAAACGCGTCCCTGGAGTATGAGAAACTCTTCTTTCAGAGCATCCAGTTTGTCAATGGGGATCATGTCACTTTTCCAATA is part of the Candidatus Cloacimonadota bacterium genome and encodes:
- the ftcD gene encoding glutamate formimidoyltransferase, with the translated sequence MKLMECVPNFSEGRDQSVLDAIAAAIKTVKNVALLDVDPGADTNRTVFTMAGEPEAVVEAAFQAIKKAAELIDMSKHHGEHPRMGATDVCPFIPISDMTMEECVEYARKLGERVGDELGIPVYLYENAASKPEWKNLANVRSGEYEALPQKAQDPSWKPD
- a CDS encoding hemolysin family protein, whose protein sequence is MFQSLLIFVVLLFFLVMSFFFSGLESGLISIDQIALEHSSRRSRRDASLLRFIRMPDKFLGTTLISNNVANAILSSLSTLFVAQMEGSALDPRFTSLVVGTIVLIFGEIVPKAVFRDHADRIVPRLYPLLIFFYYIFRPFVAIVSYINLALRKLLKLTENNQYDYLTKDDISFLLAESSEDGAMQPQLEMIEDALDLKELDARNVMVPRTDIVAIAENASIQEVIELARDEGFTRYPVYRNSIDDIIGVLIIYDILKKDIKDNVTAGEIVHEPYFAPENMDVDVLLKEMQSQRKSMAIIVDSYGGTAGIVTIEDILEEIVGEIEDEYDDDEIPDVEQISANTWIAMADVEIDRLADDYGIELPEGDYETIAGLILDHLEKIPNQGQFITVEPYRIQVLQATDKKIVKVKIHKQTR
- the prfA gene encoding peptide chain release factor 1, with protein sequence MIPIDKLDALKEEFLILQGRVSDTALISDTRKYRDMMRRYKELEAITDCYAEYSRVQQELVATKSLLASENDPEMIAMAKEEITDLDRSLEEIELRLRDLLIPGDPNDEKNAIIEIRAGTGGEEAALFVADLFRMYNYYADMKGWKIQVIDTNETGLGGYKEVVMQLSGENAYGLMRFESGVHRVQRVPVTESGGRIHTSAVTVAVLPEADDIDIEVSDNDLRIDVYRSSGNGGQSVNTTDSAVRITHIPTGLVVTCQDEKSQIKNKAKALKVLRSKLLDLEISRQEQEIASSRKAQVSTGDRSAKIRTYNFPQSRVTDHRINLTSYNLDGFLAGNIDEFIQSLRVAWRNEKVNG